One Nerophis ophidion isolate RoL-2023_Sa linkage group LG06, RoL_Noph_v1.0, whole genome shotgun sequence genomic region harbors:
- the emd gene encoding emerin (Emery-Dreifuss muscular dystrophy), producing the protein MSLGEKSDEELSKMLTDYGIKHGPIVDSTRRLYEKKLDKAMKKQPEKASSDKTFYREEEEEVTYITYHNTVKQEGYSDMLMRRRDAENEEEESDDEIHKAAQTFSTEGPTHRRRRASNQNAAPAKEAVQSGCSMWGTMKMLMLLALLAAAYYTYRHMISQENPSKLE; encoded by the exons ATGTCTTTGGGTGAAAAAAGTGATGAAGAGCTCAGCAAGATGCTGACAGATTATGGAATAAAACATGGACCAATAGTTG ACTCCACTCGCAGGTTGTACGAGAAGAAGCTTGACAAGGCCATGAAAAAGCAGCCAGAGAAAGCCTCCTCGGATAAAACTTTCTACAGGGAGGAAG AAGAAGAAGTAACATACATCACGTATCACAACACG GTCAAACAAGAAGGATACTCTGACAT GCTGATGCGAAGACGCGACGCCGAAAATGAAGAAGAGGAGTCGGATGATGAGATACA caagGCAGCCCAAACATTTTCCACGGAGGGACCCACCCACCGCAGACGCAGAGCTTCCAATCAGAACGCAGCACCGGCCAAGGAGGCGGTCCAGTCGGGATGCAGCATGTGGGGAACGATGAAGATGCTAATGCTGCTAGCGCTGCTAGCTGCTGCCTACTACACGTACCGCCACATGATCAGCCAGGAGAATCCTTCCAAGCTGGAATGA